The Diorhabda sublineata isolate icDioSubl1.1 chromosome 6, icDioSubl1.1, whole genome shotgun sequence genome includes a window with the following:
- the LOC130445817 gene encoding jerky protein homolog-like has translation MASKRKRVVLSLADKLKIIEQLDKGVTGKKLSEIYGVGQATICDIKNSKSTLLNFVSVLENEDGSSSRKTMKTATNKNLEDAVFKWFLQQRSMGNPISGPIICEKAKILAEKLGYSSFKASNGWLRNFKFRHGVRELDLAGEKLSADSAAAENFIEKFKTAAESYDPEFVYNADETDLVWKALPKTTLASKRESSAPGHKVSKERVTVLNCANSTGNHKLPLLLIGKSKNLRAFKNVKKLPLFYKSQPKAWITAALFTEWYDEVFIPEVKKHQKSVGKEGSKVLLIVDNAPNSRTVGKREWAL, from the coding sequence ATGGCTTCGAAAAGAAAACGTGTTGTGCTATCGTTAGCGGACAAACTGAAAATTATAGAGCAACTCGATAAAGGTGTAACGGGTAAGAAGTTGTCTGAGATTTATGGTGTTGGACAAGCAACAATTTGTGACATTAAAAACAGTAAGTCAACACTTTTAAACTTTGTTTCGGTGCTTGAAAATGAAGATGGAAGTTCCTCCAGGAAAACAATGAAGACAGCAACCAACAAAAATTTGGAAGATGCCGTGTTTAAATGGTTTTTGCAGCAACGTTCTATGGGAAATCCGATTTCAGGTCCAATCATTTGTGAAAAAGCCAAAATCTTAGCAGAAAAGCTTGGTTATTCATCTTTTAAGGCTAGTAACGGCTGGCTAAGGAACTTTAAATTCAGGCATGGTGTACGCGAGTTAGATTTGGCTGGTGAGAAGCTTTCAGCAGACTCTGCAGCTgctgaaaattttattgaaaaatttaaaactgcAGCAGAATCCTATGATCCGGAGTTTGTTTATAATGCTGATGAAACTGACCTTGTTTGGAAAGCATTACCAAAAACCACTTTGGCTTCTAAAAGGGAATCTAGTGCCCCTGGACATAAGGTCAGTAAAGAACGTGTTACAGTGCTTAACTGTGCCAACTCCACTGGAAATCATAAACTACCACTTCTTTTGAtaggaaaatcaaaaaatctaagagcatttaaaaacgtaaaaaaactTCCACTCTTCTACAAAAGTCAACCCAAGGCCTGGATTACTGCAGCTTTGTTTACCGAATGGTATGATGAAGTGTTTATTCCTGAAGTGAAAAAGCACCAAAAATCGGTGGGAAAAGAAGGCAGTAAGGTGCTTTTAATTGTTGATAACGCACCCAACAGCAGAACTGTTGGAAAGAGAGAATGGGCACTTTAA